Sequence from the Erythrolamprus reginae isolate rEryReg1 chromosome 2, rEryReg1.hap1, whole genome shotgun sequence genome:
TTTCCGTCCCGTCCCCGGACCAACTTCTCACCAGGTTGCGCAGCCCGCCGAAATTCTGCGGCGACTCAGACCTGGCGAGAGAGGATGCGGCGGGGCCGTCCTCGGCACTGCTGTCCGCCACGCCGTTGTCGTCGTCGGAGCGGCGCACGTAAGGCGACCGGCGGATGCCCGAGAGAAGTCCGGACGCCCTGCCCACCGAATAGTAGCTGGGGCCGGCCGCCTGCTTGTACCACGCCCCGGCGGGCGGGCTGAGCAGCAGAGCCAGGGCGAGGCAGAGCAGCGCCAGGGTCGGTGGTCCGCTCATGCTGCGAGAGAGGCTGGCGACGGCGGGGCTGGGAGGTCGCCATCGGGACGCCTCCTTTTATAACACCGGGGAGAGGCAGGAGCAGGGAAATCAGCCAGGCGGCTCAGAAGCCCCGGAGCGGACCGGTAGAAGAACACGTGACTCTCTTGGCGGGGAAGCTCCGGTGGGCGGGAGGCTCGCTTACCTCTTTTGCCCCCGGCTTCCCTCACGAGTTGAAGCTCCAACGCGTTGTGTGGGACTCCACCAAGTCCGCCTCCCATTTCTCCTTTGGTCGGAAGAAACGAGACCCGACGAACGAAGAGTTGGGCTCGCTTCTCCTTCGAGAGAGGGTGAGGCCAGAGTGGAAACTTCCCTGCCGGCAAGGGAAAAGCGCGAGCCGCTTCCCTCAGCGACCGAGGTTTACAGCAAACACCCGTCGCTAATTGAACCCCGTGAGTCATGGAAGCCcggtcccccctccccccgcactTGTAGATGCGCTAAAACCTCATATAACAAGACTTGTTAGTTGAATAGTTTGTGGCCCGGTCGGTCGTGGGAACGGTCACTGCAACGAAATCTGACTTTGGCACATTAATCGATAAACTCAGTGGCACATTAATCTATTGATAAACACAATGTTTGCGTTTTATTTCTCAAATCTCCACGTGtaaactatttaaaatttaatttaatttaaatttattagatttgtatgcagcccctctctgaaaactccgGGGCGGCTAAAATTTGCTATTTTGACAAGAGGGTTCTAATACAGTAGTTAAGTAGGGGTTAACCAGACTTTAACCTTTCCCGCAATTGTATTTATCGGCAGTACAAATATCTACATTTTTTGCTGCCCCTTATACAGGCAGCGCTCAGTACAAtcacaactgagctcaaaatatatattgctaaatgagacatttgttaagtcagtTTCGTCCCATtttacaatagaattctttatagaattctttattggccaagtgtgattagacacacaaggaatttgtctttagtgcatatactctcaagtgtacataaaagaaaaagatacatttgtcaggaatcatgaggtacaacatcatcatcatcatagagttggaagggaccttggaggtcttctagtccagtgtttttcaaccagcgtgccgcgagacatggtcaggtgcgccacgaagctcagagagagaaagaaagcaagagagaaagaaagcaagagagagaaagagcgagcgagcaagagagaaagagaacaagagagaaaaaaagcaagagagagagaaaaagaacaagaaaaagaaagaaagagagtaagaaagagatagagcaagagagagaaagaaagcaagagagagaaagagagggagggaaggaaagagaaagacatagagggaggtagggagggagaaagagcaaaaaagagaggaaggaaggaagagaaagaaaggaatggagagaaagaaagatgaagggagagaaagagggagagagaaatagcgaaagggagagagagaaaattttttttgtccaaactttttttagccgccccccccccccagctcaatgtgccccagggtttcgtaaatgtaaaaaatgtgccacggctcaagaaaggatgaaaatcactgttctagtccaaccccctgcttagacgggaaaccctacactacttcagacagatggttatccaacatctgcttaaaaacttccagtgttggggtattcacaacttctggaggcaagctgttccactgatcaactgttctgactgtcaggaaatttcttcttagttctaagttacttctctcgtttaatttccacccattgctgcttctaccctcaggtgcttaatgataggagtcaaataagcaatgaggaaacaatattaataaaaatcttaaggatgcaaacaACAAgttaacagtcatacagtcataagtgggaggaaatgggtgataggaatgatgggaaaaaactagtagtaatagtagtgcatacTTAGTAAATAGTACTGGTAAATAAttctcttgccacagttgctaagtggatcattgcaattgttaataataacaacaacaagaacaacaacaatttcttagacttgtatgccgcccctctccgaagactccgttAAGTTGATAGCATGGTTGTTAGGTTaatttggtttccccattgatttcgcTTGTCAGGTCATAAAAGCTGTTCacttgaccctgggacactgcaaccactataaatataaatcagttgccaagcacctgaattttgatcacacgaccaAGGGAATACTGCAAGGGTTATAAAAGGGAgataatggttataagtcaagggtcAGCTGTACTGCAATCTTGATTCTGGACTGGGCAACTGATTTTTGCTAAAGCAGGATGGTGAGAATAGTGCTTTTAATTTTAACAGAATAAAGGTTTGTTCTTTCAAGTAGATGGTTCACAGCTATAGTAAAATGCTGATCAATTACTAAGGAGACTATGAATCAGGAGCCCTGGTAGCACCTTCTCCAGCtaacaatttttttaattaaaaatcatAATCTTCATCTTTTATAAATTGCAGCTCGGTTCATCATTTCAGTCCATGAAAATAATTTTTGCCTTAAAAATATATCTTAAAAAGAATTTAGTTGGAAAACCAGATTCCTGATTTTTTGCTACCATACATGGCTCTTCTACAAATAAGATATAGTGTTTGTTGCTGCCCTCTTACGTTATGTGGCTCATCTAAAAATTCCTAATCCAGTTTAGCTGTAGTACAATAACCCATGTGTCAATGATATGGTGTACAGCATGCCTACTGTTTGTTGTATAACAAAATGTATACAATTTATAAAACAAAGCCCCAATAGtagtccaaaataataataaactatgaagagtattttaaaatatattgtgttTTTCATTCTCCAAAGATAAAAATCACTCTGCCAGTTTTCAGCTATTTTCAATTGCAGAAATTtcgaaagacacacacacacatacagagagagagagagagagggagggagagagacttaCACTGTGTGATTTAGCAGAGGTAAATATGCCAAGATCCTGCAAATCTCCAGATTGTCATCACAATTTGGTAATAAAACCATCACCTTAGAAACATGACTTTTGTCAATGCTTAGTCATCAAAAGGTGTAGTGCAACAGTGTTAAGCCTCAGTAAAACTTCACACCTATTGTTCCTAAGTTTTCATTAAACTTAGTGTAAGTGTGAATACTAGTCAGTTAAATTTTACTTAGCAAACAATGATTAATCAAAACGTGGCACAATAGATAGTTCCTATAGAAAACAGAAAAGCAGCTACACCACcagtttccccaaaataagacatttctgataataagcccaatcaggcttttgaatgcatggcaataaggccaagtgcttatttcagggttcaaaaaatataagacaggtctaattttcagggaaacacagtaaaaTTAGGTATCTTTTACAACTAGAATAAAATAGCAGCAggtacaaaaatatatattttattttaattaaaatttgctCAGGGGAACAAAGTTTGGGGAACATTGAGGAACagcatatttttagttaattgcAGTGATCTGTTTTATTTAAAAGACTCTGGTGTCATATTTATGGCAAAACACAATTTTCCATGCTAGGGAAGATTCCAGAGATCAAGAATGGTAGGTAATTTTTCCTTGGTGTCTATTTAGTTAGCAACACTTTTTCATTTTAAAGGGCTAAAAATTGCACATCAAAGGCAGGGGTAGCATATCCAGCAATGATTAGCACCCACATTAGGATGAAACATCAGAAACAGCTGGTTTATACCTGCATAGTTACAAAACTAACCTAGTGTGGGAATCTTTTGCCATAAATAAACATTTGATTGAAAAAAGATCATGTTGCTTCCTTTCCCATAAGTTTTGTTCCATCATCTTTCTGTTTAACTGTCAAAAGAATTGGCAACAAATAAGCTGCGCTCTTGGCTAGAACCTAACTTGAAGAATCACAATCTGGGTTGAAACAGGCCAAGAGCATTGCAAGGAATGACTCAAATAATTAATTGGAACCACCCCGTACAAATGATTTCATTTATTACTTGGGAATAAACACAATCTGATAGTGTTTTCAGAacagtttgatgtagtggttaaccAGGAAATTGTGACTTCTAGTATCAACTTAGACACAAAAGCCAGATGAGTGACCTTGGACCAATCACTCTTTCAGCCCAACTCATCTCATAGGAAGATATTCATGTATTTGACATTTTgtcttatttataaaataaagataattatTTGTCATATGGCATAAAATACAGACTAGCAATGTAAATTAACATTTCAACTAGATTAGTAGAacccaataaaatataaatgtcaaAAAAAATCTTCAAGAGTTAATGTCTAAGCCCATGATGCAAACCTATGACACACAGAACCCTCTCTGTGGACACAGCCAGCCAAGCTCCACTGTGCATACGCATgcgctctcccccctccccacggaCAGCTAGTCTTCTGGTCTCTGCTATTTATGGGGGGTGCATGTGCATATGCACGGGGGCAGGGCGCATGTGCAGGGTGCTCACATtggattttggcttccaggttggtgcaggcCGCCTTCCAGGCCGATGCCCCATTTTGGGTCTCGAAGGCCTTCTACACcaacctggaagtcaaaaatgggtGAAGGGGGGCAGGGCACATGTAGGGTGTGTGTACATGTGCAGGGGGAGCATACTTGCATGCAGATTTGTGCAGCCATGTGCGGGGCAGTTTCGTgtacacattgcattatgggtgcataCGTGCGCACACACACGAGCTTTCAGCACACAACAACAAAAGTTAGCCATCATtagtctaggccaggggtaggcaaagttggctgttctatgacttgtggacttcagctcccagaatttctgagccaatcatgctagcacaggaattctgggagttgaagtccacatgtcatagaagagccaaccttgcctacctCTTGTCTAGGCCATTTAACCATTGAAGCTCagcattttttatatttaaaaatcaagatATATAGTTTGATGTGAGATATGTGAAGAGGGGATTATACTTCATTTATACAGAGTCCTAGCAGAAGCCATGTGAGGTGCAAATCCTATTCAGGATTGTCCATTGGTGTCATGATCATTTAAAGCCTTTTTTGAGGAATCCTTTAAATGTTTTCGTATAACTGGGTGAATCATTTGGCTTTTGTTTAAGAAATAATGTTAAAGTTGTTGGGCAGATGTTGTGTAAATGCCAGTGGGGGAGGGTTCCTTGATTTGAGTCATACTGCATCATAAATGAGGAAGATTGGCATTGCACTGGTAGTTGTTGTTGATAATTTTACTGTATTTTCTCACTAGTGCATCTTACCTCAGTAAGGCTGGCGGTGTAATATGGCTCAGAACACGAAGCCAACAAGTTGGAGGGTTTTAATACATCCACTTATAATCTTCATGGTGTTGAGTCTGGCAGAATAAACATTTAATAAACAATTATTATACTGTGTGTGCAGCAAAAATGCTGGCACAAGCCTGAGCTATGGACTTGACAACTTTTAGATCTAAATCAAAAGCTTATATTAGTAGaactgtttttttttgttttgaacaaaacaatcaaacaaaacaTATTATTGAGTTAAAATTGAGGTCTAAAACTACAGAGTCAAGAATTTTTATTTGTATATTAAAGCAAGGCATCAGTAATACACATTACAAAAAAAGTGAGATTTGGGTGTTTTACATTGAGGTTGAAAGTACATATTTTACAACAGTATTTAAAACAATAGTCAGTAAAAATACAACTGAGACACCTATCATACACAAACAATCCTATTTCATTTCAATCACTGACTAAAATTGAAACGGGGTTTGCTTATTTGTTGCGTTCATACCTAAATAGACGTCACTTTCTTCGCGTTTTATAGACTCAGCTGGTATGGTACCATTCATTGGGGCATCTGTATATAGGATGGTGGCATTGAGTAAATATTGTAACAGTTTTCTTCTTGATTCTATATTAGTAATTCTCGCAATTCAGAACATATGTATAATATTCAGAGGACACAAAGGGATGAATCTCAACAAGCTTTGGGAATCCATGTGATCCAAAGGAAGCTGAGGGAGAAATCTTGCCAGAGTCACTCTTTGAATTTCCATTCCTGTCGGCACATTGGACAGTGCTGTTGAACTTGTTGAGAATTAAGCCACTTCAGTATGCAGTGCATGTGGAAACAGTGTGAACACTGTCCCCACACGAGAGGACAATCATCTCCAGGCACCTTACCTGAAAACACATGTAAATAGGGCAAAATCAAAGGAATACTCAGCTCAAAAGGACAAATAAAATTAAGATTGATACTTACAGTCAGGGCAGCATCCATTAAAAGCCATTCGACAAATGCCACAGTTCTCATCATTAGCAACCCAGAGCCAGGAAGCAACTCCATGCCAGCTCTTGATTTTCACCTTCATTGTAGTCAGACTACTAAGATCAAAATAGTAtctgaaggggagggggaaaataaaGTTAATTCCAACTTCTTTTgttgcatgtatttatttatttatttatttatttattcattcattcattcattcaatttctatgccacccttctcctgagactcagggcagctttcaGTAAAGgtagaaatcaaaataaaattacaatctaaaatccccatagttaaaaGTTACACAAAGAATTTCATACATTATACATTGATTCCACGGGTGGGGCGAGATATTAAAATTTCAGTGGTCCCAGGTCTGCTGGCAACAGTGGGTCTTAAaaatttgtatatattttctttaaatatgAAAAACTTATTTTAAATAGCATCGTTTTATACACAGCTTCATAGCTTATAAGAGGTACTGTGCCATTTTTTTTGCTAACAGTTAAAACTTagtacttgttctgtctgggttcccccagacctcaacaccaactggaaaaaacagccagacactctgggaaaagcaaaagtactttatagctggaaaaaataaacacagaggaaaacctgttcttcccaacagacaggctatactgtaatactttacagcagagtcctgatgtccagacaatacagcaagcttcttgctggcacacccaccccaaggtttcagtagtcaaaggcacaaaccaggattccaagacgccaaagttcacagccaggccccaagactctcaaagataaaactccacaagccaggaagggtgggtctgccttttagcctttccaaagagcaccacacccaaacccagctgttgcctctttaatgctgaaagtacctagccaattggtcccttcgctgtgtagctcttgtctgtcgcagatcaattatggcttgtgcattttcctctaaggaatccaggctgcttgctggggagagctccctctggggggactctggctgtcctccctcttcttcagcctgggattcctcctcctcgtctgcctgcacctcctgttcctcatcctctccctctgagctggaaaccgacagaagatcagccgttccctgaggggcctcagacggaaccacaacagtactctttggttgttttcttttagaaGCTTCATTATTCAGCTAGGGAGCATTTTCAGTGTCAGGAATAAGGTTTGCATTCTGTTTATATTAGTTTGCCCTATCAATATTGATGGGACTGTTTTCTTCTTGCTAGTTAATGAAGATACTGTTTAcagcttgattgttggtctgctACTAATCCTGATGTTAATCTCTGCTTATCTGGATGTTGATTGCTGATGAGGTGATGTTtaggtctttttgtttcctttttattgtCTTTTAAATTGTATGTAAATCTTCATTTAAATGATGaatgtatgaatatatatattgcaTTTACAAATTAAAAGATGGCATAAAAGAAGAAGTGGATTGCCTCTCAGTTGGTAGTAATCTCTGAGACAATTCTTAAATTCCATAAAACAACATTTCATATATCAAAGACTAACCTCTTTTAGAGGTAATAGGAGAACATATCTTAGCAGGCTTTCTATAATTTGGGGAGAAGAATTAAAATAGGAAATCTATCTTGCACAATATTTTAAAGTCCACCCCATTCCCTTGAAACTGGATGTTTAACTAggaaagtataaaaataaaacaaaattgctgttgttaaaattatttaaaattgtatTAAGTATTTTAGAAAAGTCTATAAATCATGAAATGCATAtaagaataaaagtaaaatataactagaacaaaaataataatggaatCAAAGATGTAATGGAGATTAGTTTTTCCCTATATGGTTAGCTAATTACAAAGTTATGACACATTATTTACTAAAAGAGACTCAGAAGTTCTAATTAAAATTCAAACTGAAAGTATAAGGTTAACACTATATTAGCCtcaaattaaatttataagctaTTATTAGGACACAATGGGAAATTTCttataaaatttaaatataaattctataaatacTAAAAAAGATATACCGTAAACTTGAGATTTAGAACAAATGTAGAGTATAAATGATAATTTAAGGAAAGTTTCATTTAGACCAGACTTTCCTTTTAAATGAGTGattatttttaactttaaaatataATCCTATAAATTAATTAGGAATTATTTAAATGACCAAGCACTCTTTATTATATTTAGCATATATACTCACTTTGAAGAAATGTATAGTTtagtaaaatttaattaaaatttgtcTGGTTACAAAGAGAAGTCAACTTTCAAAGTTGTTTCTGTATATCATTTTCCCAAATTATTGAGCTTTAATGAATTGCCATTACATCTCACAAAAAATTACTGGTATCCACCTTGCTCATTGCACTTCCAGTAGTTTCTAGTTCAGTTAATAACTATAGCAATTAGGACATATTATATGGAATAACATGGCTCTTATAAAACATCTTGTAACAATTTTCTATGAAAACaatatttcaaattaatttaaaattcttCTGCCATTGAAATTCCCATTCTTGCATGTCTATTTACAAAATTCATATTTGGCATCCATTCAATCATGCaatctttcacctatcttatctCCAAGTCCTATTTCATTAACAGTTTATATATTAAGTCCAACAAGTTCCAAATTGCAATTTTTTGAAGGTATCAATTAAATTCTAACTTGCCTTTTCACCAAAACGAATATAATGGGCAACCTCTTCCTACAATTTATAAATCTTAGCTGTTGTAATTTTATTGCATGCAAAGATAACTAAAtgctaaaataatataaatactatAAAAGTAGTTTGACTAATATTAACCCTGAGGAAAAGTAGCATGTTTCTCATTAGTTTCGCCATCacattttccctctctcttgctctagtATTCCAAACTTACAAATAAAATTGTTTAATTAAACTCCACCTTCGGAGAAAGGGACAGAATTCACTTTTGCCTTTTACTTTATCCTATTAGTCAGATGAAACATTCCGGGCAATTCCAATACTGGACATTAATATCACCATCCTATTGTCTTAGTTTATAACGCTTTATATTACGACACTAGGAAAAACAGGGTGTTGaacaaaaaaaaagcatttctGCCAGTGGGGCTGAAGACAAACTGGTTTGAGAGAAAAGGATCGGAAACACGACACTCTAGCTGAGTTCATACGACCACACCACACTCATCCCAGAGTTTACctaatttaaattgtaaattcTCAAATATAAGGCTCAATTACTGTAACGGGATTAGGGTGATAGTAATTGAGAGGCCGCTGCGCACAGTCTGCCTTTCTCCATCCCACAGCCCACAGCCCACGGCTAAAAGAGAGCGctcctccctcccctttaattgTGGTCGTCGTCGGCCCCcgtcccttccccgcctccccccCGCCCGCACCATCCTTCGCGCCAAACCCAGCTCTTCCAATACCCCCCCCGTCGGAGGTCCCCGCCCCCTCTAGCCACCCCTACTTCTTTTTGCAGGCCCCGCTCCTATAAAACCTGGCCAAGGGAAGGcagccttttatttatttcacgAAACCGAGCTTCTCCGCTGACACTCTTTCCATCCCACCATTGCTTAAATCCTGCTTCATCCGTTTCCGGTCCCCGGTATAGCGCGGCCGGAAGTGTAGGCCCAGGAGCCGGAGGGAGCCGCCATCATGGGCGACAAAATGGATATGTCTTTGGACGACATTATCAAGCTGAACAGGAGTCAGCGAGGCGGAGGTGGCCGAGCCGGCGGTGGTCGAGGCCGGGGAAGAGGAGCTACAGGGCGAGGAGGAGCTGGACGAGGAGGAGCTGGGCGAGCAGGCGGAGGCGGCCCCGTCCGGAACAGAGCCGCTCTGTCCCGGGGAGGCGGCAGGAACAGGCCCGCGCCCTACAGCCGGGTAAGGCCTCTCTTAGGAGACTCTTCCATCGAGTTGTGGGCATGGTCGAGACGGAGTAGCGGCCTTTGAAAGTTATCGAGGAAGCAGCGTGGGGCGAGATTCTCCTGCGCCTTTAGGGAGTGGCGGTCTCCGTTGGGATTTGCGGGGCTGGTTCGGTATCTTGGTGTGCTCAGGTTTCGTTACTTTTAGGCCATAAAATTTTGTGAATCGAAAGGGAAATGTTAAATGTTGAACCGAATAGAAATGATCGGGCTGTAGCTGATCGGAACTCGTTCTCTTTATAGCCAAAACAACTCCCTGAAAAGTGGCAACATGATTTGTTCGAGAGTTGCTTTGGCCCTGGCGCTGGCGTGGAAACGGGTGGAAAGCTCCTCGTCTCTAATCTGGATTTTGGTGTTTCGGATGCAGACATACAGGTACGTTTGTTCTTAATAAATGATCCCGGATAGTGCGTAAATGGAATAAACTGCCGTTTATCatagttttcatttattttctgacAATACTACACTAGTATTGCAGACTAAAACATTTTAGTCTTACCACAGTCTTTCTAAAATGATTTTTGTATGGCAGAGAATTTATTCTAGTATCAATCTGTAGCTTATATTAGCCATATTATCCGACATTGATCTGCTATATTTTGAAAGTGATAGCATATACTTTTAGTGCCGTTTGTTATTAAATTATCATGTAATGCTGCTTTATTGCAAACTAACTTTCAGGTATATTTGAACTTTCTGGTAATACAAATCTTTCATTTGTTAAAGGAACTTTTATTCTGGTGGCCCATTCATACTGTTGAACAGATTTGTTGGCTTGTTcttgaagctaggaaaaataaaGACTAGTTTACCTAATTCAAATGCAGCTTCAGTTCTTCATTGAAAAACTACTGATGTGATATTACTGCTATCTCTAGACCCCTGGCCAATGTGGGGCCTTTGGAGGGGgaagcaatttgatttttaataggggcaattggaaccttgtttaaacaaaGTTAATGCCC
This genomic interval carries:
- the NPB gene encoding neuropeptide B, translating into MSGPPTLALLCLALALLLSPPAGAWYKQAAGPSYYSVGRASGLLSGIRRSPYVRRSDDDNGVADSSAEDGPAASSLARSESPQNFGGLRNLAVCVKEVAPELQSCQLLPGVPSIIQCKADVTVSLDPTDCTIP
- the ANAPC11 gene encoding anaphase-promoting complex subunit 11; its protein translation is MKVKIKSWHGVASWLWVANDENCGICRMAFNGCCPDCKVPGDDCPLVWGQCSHCFHMHCILKWLNSQQVQQHCPMCRQEWKFKE